From a region of the Wolbachia endosymbiont (group B) of Gerris lacustris genome:
- a CDS encoding quinone oxidoreductase family protein: protein MVRAIQIKKTGGPEVLEFVDQSVGELKDEEVLIRHTIIGLNRYDLEHRKGMRKIKDLPSVLGVEAVGIVEKLGKKISDRLKVGDRVGYCTAPPGAYCEKRIVHQKYLIKIPNDIPDEVAAAVLFKGMTAHYLVNQSYKIRPGAFVLVRGANGGLGQIICQWAKDKKGVVIGSISSDEKMKIALQSGCTYAINYNDKDFVSKIMEITKNRGVGVVYDPIGYATSKLSFESLGKFGIYVSYGQISGNAPINFSLLSSRSLFAAGTSIYHYKHNRLTLVLTAMEIFEMIRKKLLIVRINKKYKFDEIIEAHRDMENRKVSGLNIIKVS, encoded by the coding sequence ATGGTTAGAGCTATACAAATTAAAAAAACTGGGGGGCCAGAAGTATTAGAATTTGTAGATCAGAGCGTAGGTGAACTAAAAGATGAGGAAGTCTTAATACGTCATACAATTATCGGCTTAAATCGTTATGATTTAGAACATAGAAAAGGTATGCGCAAAATTAAAGATCTGCCATCAGTACTTGGAGTAGAGGCAGTAGGAATTGTTGAAAAGCTTGGTAAAAAAATTAGTGATAGACTTAAGGTTGGAGATAGAGTTGGATATTGCACAGCTCCTCCAGGGGCATATTGTGAAAAGCGCATTGTACACCAGAAATATTTGATAAAAATTCCGAATGATATACCTGATGAAGTTGCTGCTGCAGTGTTGTTTAAAGGCATGACAGCTCACTATTTAGTTAATCAATCTTATAAAATCAGGCCTGGTGCTTTTGTCTTGGTTCGTGGAGCTAATGGTGGTTTGGGGCAAATAATATGCCAATGGGCAAAGGATAAAAAAGGTGTAGTGATAGGTTCTATAAGCTCTGACGAAAAAATGAAGATAGCTTTACAAAGTGGCTGCACATACGCAATAAACTACAATGATAAAGACTTCGTTTCTAAAATCATGGAGATTACGAAAAATAGAGGAGTAGGTGTGGTGTATGACCCTATAGGTTACGCTACAAGCAAGCTCTCTTTTGAATCTTTAGGTAAGTTTGGCATATATGTTTCCTATGGGCAGATATCAGGTAATGCTCCTATTAATTTCTCTTTACTTAGTTCGCGTTCGTTATTTGCAGCTGGAACTTCGATATATCACTACAAGCACAATAGACTTACGTTAGTGCTTACTGCAATGGAAATTTTTGAAATGATAAGAAAAAAACTTTTAATTGTACGAATTAATAAAAAATATAAATTTGATGAAATAATAGAGGCTCATCGTGACATGGAAAATAGAAAAGTAAGTGGGCTAAATATTATCAAAGTTTCTTAA